From Dioscorea cayenensis subsp. rotundata cultivar TDr96_F1 chromosome 13, TDr96_F1_v2_PseudoChromosome.rev07_lg8_w22 25.fasta, whole genome shotgun sequence, the proteins below share one genomic window:
- the LOC120274718 gene encoding uncharacterized protein LOC120274718 yields the protein MEPAGEEEQDGVSVHSPAQAPPSSASSLPKNQDHSQVELELRALEALETYPPVRLKGVHRHFVLYGLMENLRRSCDRHFSADEVLQLLDRFFNLEMLKPDDEEMDIFNQEEDFSLPQSFFVKEET from the exons ATGGAACCCGCCGGCGAGGAGGAGCAGGATGGGGTCTCAGTTCATTCCCCTGCCCAGGCTCCGCCATCCTCTGCATCATCGCTCCCCAAG AATCAAGATCATTCGCAGGTTGAGCTGGAGCTGCGTGCGCTTGAAGCGCTGGAGACTTACCCTCCTGTTAGGCTGAAAG GTGTGCACCGTCACTTTGTTCTTTATGGGTTGATGGAGAATCTACGGAGGAG CTGCGATAGGCACTTTTCAGCAGATGAAGTTTTGCAGCTCTTGGATCGCTTCTTTAATTTAGAAATGCTG AAACCTGATGATGAAGAGATGGATATCTTTAATCAAGAGGAAGATTTTTCCTTGCCGCAGAGCTTTTTTGTGAAGGAGGAAACATGA
- the LOC120274717 gene encoding uncharacterized protein LOC120274717: protein MPGNEVPDKVHNFFEQNNSSQHPHSQTVARSWSLANRNHWLSSQSQNGIRIGSNVNSHTVRYSESDSGNSFQSSQFPSGNLNHSGSKKEVITSQLRNQQSTSNGSTHGSQTFKSSTDHTRLLEDGRFSTMQSQQQLTRSQQPGMSQPQPREQAGSNDIQLLQQQLLYKQLQEFQRQQQFQQLNQVVRQQNSGSQLVGSKQAAVDKLPALLNGTPISNVGNSLRQNEFVGSDAKIASSSQMFDGNWAQHSGSSAMYGITNGLMLPNDQGQVMRSMGFSSQQPDQSLYGMPVSSARPHLNQYSQFQGMPNASSGVMTNSSQRGPPVFTEHGHTQDGIMVTKQDLRGSGLFVSATNQNQINGMATEQFHQIPHQSRNIQVQEIPKGQEQSDFLGNLQDKTFVQAGASQHVSSLDPTEEKLLFGTDNDASWVASFGRSGNSSTGEYLHGNPLGDNDCFGAFPSVQSGSWSALMLDALDASSSDTGVQEEWSGLSFQKTDTSIGNHSALLNNNEKQQAWNDNHLQNASLISKPFPPFNESEASPSCQTAPNFQPSSGRFNYGHNDQVSINVPNESSQHSTKEAEKHLDQDPQQKQFMEGGFQAQMRPDGSTGGAWVGHAYEQAMSAASAAELNLKTANTKGAWAHHQNTPLSNVDSGRPNHKHGGWHMNGPVPANNSDILSFPSDRQWHDQKADMNETMHAERDHGSGMWKTVSNKADLTGELEPLESHIGSTKMGAQSPYLSGFPGAMSASSVARNEGMNQQGFNIHQVNFGRPVSLDSYVKYKGNETIGSVQDQVGSGPQTWDSSMRNVDRGFSETGDKLPKIVLNESCSPSPSNSGNLSDRSVERRNQFVAGNVAHHFGVGNQNTIGQSGQQTIGSRKFQYHPMGNVGMNMELTDGSNRNIYRQSLAQHQGLKNINQGFAGHSQFISHVASNNAMNTGMEQVTNFQRTSKGPEETLSGTSASYAEPTKSTSFGGTTAQWSQNNRANQTSQNMLELLQKVDQSNENNSVPQFQFSADRMQSEIPHMAAASDGSASHHQYNQSSALQGFGLRLAPPSQRQAVANHALSRQISHDLNVQQLDPESVGYDHKLSNTTASAQAQSPLPADETSQRENSDNDSNLSGQADKFQSRHTTHSPTLGSSFSHHRNTSQHAPQLEAKSASSASGMSRQAGYSTMLNKVWKNLSANRLSGVQPQNFTPNILQSMIPSTSGRDANFLTPQKADDRNNKGSADLEGSTTCSINSQQISHGNPVRENSTPQIPPARMDAPPELGVGHYAQDPSAKHITGGDPAVSVPSLVRLHQLDLRRGKHMPNSAQDSQVHALSQKVASSSHDIGIHGHGPRASDDVQQQQYSLLQQMQAMKGVDSDQGKSTESKIKGADFSSLSSQMRWKAAQLFNYGQNTVFRVPTDGELGLNSHGPLSSEKKMLSFSPQENHDKSPSSSSQIVGREVSSQDLCTPGRNDVHPHSVPLSSQSAFVGGSERPFVSPQMAPLWFEQYGNYKNGQILALYDKQNAVKFGNQQHFFAKSSASMDNNAVLDQRNDIGSVTSLGQGTSSSVVDSDEVVPPVSLVHDSVLRPKKRKILTSDIAWHKEVSQGPRRRRSISIAELEWAQVSNRLIEKVEDEFELFEDGPSIPQPRRRIILTTQLMQLIFPSVPTTILTAEPSSCYENLTYFVARSALSDACNSTFSSGSSSSVDIHSGNMNSESIKTSEESSKHIILKFMEGVIGRTRKLESDSSRLDKRMSLLDVRVECQELERFSIINRLGKFHGRSQAEGVESSTSEGAPRRIFLQRYVTALPVTGNLPEGTPCFSL from the exons ATGCCTGGGAATGAAGTTCCTGATAAGGTTCACAATTTTTTTGAGCAAAATAATTCGTCTCAGCATCCTCATTCACAAACAGTAGCCAGAAGTTGGTCTCTTGCAAACAGAAATCACTGGCTTAGCTCTCAAAGTCAGAATGGGATTCGTATTGGTTCTAATGTAAATAGTCATACTGTCCGGTATTCAG AGTCTGATAGCGGAAACAGTTTTCAGTCTTCACAGTTTCCCTCTGGAAATCTGAATCATTCAGGTTCAAAGAAGGAAGTCATCACAAGCCAACTTAGAAATCAACAGTCAACCTCAAATGGGTCCACTCATGGATCTCAGACTTTCAAGTCAAGTACTGACCACACAAGGTTGCTAGAAGATGGTAGATTTTCAACCATGCAAAG TCAGCAGCAGCTTACAAGGAGCCAGCAGCCTGGAATGTCTCAACCTCAGCCTAGGGAACAGGCAGGGTCGAATGACATACAGTTGTTGCAACAGCAATTATTGTATAAACAGCTACAAGAATTTCAGCGGCAACAACAATTTCAACAACTAAATCAGGTAGTAAGGCAACAGAATTCAGGCAGCCAGCTGGTTGGTTCTAAGCAGGCTGCTGTAGACAAACTGCCAGCTTTGCTCAATGGCACACCCATTAGCAATGTGGGTAATAGCCTGAGGCAAAATGAATTCGTGGGAAGTGATGCAAAGATAGCAAGCAGCTCTCAGATGTTTGATGGCAACTGGGCACAACACAGTGGTTCTTCAGCCATGTATGGAATTACAAATGGGCTTATGCTACCTAATGATCAAGGCCAAGTAATGCGGTCAATGGGGTTTTCTTCACAACAGCCTGATCAGTCCTTGTACGGTATGCCTGTTTCTAGCGCCAGACCCCACTTGAATCAATATTCTCAGTTCCAAGGAATGCCTAATGCTTCTTCTGGTGTGATGACAAATTCTTCTCAAAGAGGCCCTCCTGTATTTACAGAGCATGGACACACGCAAGATGGCATAATGGTTACAAAGCAGGACTTACGAGGAAGTGGCTTATTTGTGAGTGctacaaatcaaaatcaaattaatggTATGGCGACAGAACAATTTCATCAAATCCCTCATCAGTCTCGTAATATTCAGGTTCAAGAAATTCCAAAGGGTCAGGAGCAATCTGATTTTTTAGGAAATTTACAGGACAAGACTTTTGTGCAGGCTGGGGCTTCACAACATGTGTCTAGTCTTGATCCCACTGAGGAGAAGTTATTGTTCGGTACTGATAATGATGCTAGTTGGGTTGCTTCTTTTGGAAGAAGTGGCAACAGTAGCACAGGTGAGTAtcttcatggaaatcctttGGGAGATAATGATTGCTTTGGTGCCTTTCCATCAGTTCAGAGTGGAAGCTGGAGTGCTCTCATGCTTGATGCTCTAGATGCTTCTAGTAGTGATACTGGAGTTCAGGAAGAGTGGAGTGGCTTAAGTTTTCAGAAGACAGACACATCCATTGGGAACCATTCTGCCTTATTgaataacaatgaaaaacaacaagCTTGGAATGATAACCACTTGCAGAATGCATCTTTGATTTCAAAACCTTTTCCTCCATTTAATGAATCAGAAGCAAGCCCTAGTTGTCAGACTGCTCCGAACTTTCAGCCTTCCTCTGGAAGATTTAACTATGGGCATAATGACCAAGTATCCATCAATGTTCCAAATGAATCATCTCAGCATTCAACTAAAGAAGCAGAGAAGCACTTGGATCAGGATCCCCAACAAAAACAATTTATGGAGGGTGGTTTCCAAGCACAAATGCGACCAGACGGCTCTACTGGTGGTGCTTGGGTAGGACATGCCTATGAGCAGGCGATGAGCGCAGCAAGTGCTGCAGAATTGAATTTGAAAACAGCAAATACAAAGGGAGCTTGGGCTCATCATCAAAACACACCCTTGTCCAATGTTGATAGTGGCAGGCCCAATCATAAACATGGTGGCTGGCACATGAACGGTCCTGTGCCAGCTAACAACAGTGATATTTTGTCATTTCCCAGTGATAGGCAATGGCATGATCAGAAAGCTGATATGAATGAAACCATGCATGCAGAAAGGGACCATGGTAGCGGCATGTGGAAGACTGTTTCAAATAAAGCTGATTTGACTGGTGAGTTGGAGCCTTTGGAATCTCATATTGGAAGTACCAAAATGGGAGCTCAATCTCCATATTTAAGTGGCTTTCCTGGTGCTATGAGTGCAAGCTCTGTAGCAAGGAATGAGGGAATGAATCAACAAGGATTCAACATTCATCAAGTCAATTTTGGGAGGCCTGTTTCTCTTGATTCTTATGTGAAATATAAGGGCAATGAAACTATTGGATCAGTCCAGGATCAGGTAGGTAGTGGGCCACAAACTTGGGACTCATCCATGAGAAATGTTGATAGAGGATTTAGTGAAACTGGTGATAAGCTCCCAAAAATTGTCTTGAATGAAAGCTGTTCTCCCAGTCCTTCTAATTCCGGTAACCTTAGTGACAGGAGTGTTGAAAGGAGGAACCAATTTGTGGCTGGAAATGTTGCCCATCATTTTGGTGTTGGCAACCAAAATACCATTGGACAGTCTGGTCAACAAACTATTGGTTCTCGCAAGTTTCAATATCATCCCATGGGAAACGTGGGCATGAATATGGAACTTACTGATGGCTCAAATCGGAATATATATCGTCAAAGTCTGGCGCAGCATCaaggattgaaaaatataaatcaaggTTTTGCTGGGCATTCACAGTTTATTAGTCATGTTGCTTCCAACAATGCCATGAATACTGGAATG GAACAAGTAACTAATTTTCAAAGAACTTCAAAAGGGCCGGAGGAAACACTATCTGGAACCTCTGCTTCTTATGCTGAGCCCACTAAATCTACTTCATTTGGTGGAACAACTGCTCAATGGTCCCAGAACAACAGAGCAAATCAGACAAG TCAAAATATGCTGGAGCTTCTCCAGAAGGTAGATCAGTCAAATGAGAACAATTCTGTACCACAATTCCAATTTTCTGCTGATAGGATGCAATCTGAGATCCCCCACATGGCTGCTGCTTCTGATGGGTCTGCTTCACATCATCAGTATAACCAGTCTTCTGCGTTGCAAGGTTTTGGTTTACGATTGGCACCACCATCCCAAAGGCAAGCAGTTGCAAACCATGCATTGTCCCGTCAGATCTCACATGATTTAAATGTACAGCAACTTGATCCAGAGTCTGTGGGCTATGACCATAAACTGTCAAATACTACTGCTTCAGCCCAAGCTCAATCCCCACTTCCTGCAGACGAAACGTCTCAAAGAGAAAATTCTGATAATGATTCCAACTTATCTGGCCAAGCAGACAAG TTTCAGTCTAGGCATACAACCCATTCTCCAACATTGGGTTCAAGTTTTTCACATCACAGAAATACAAGCCAACATGCTCCTCAATTGGAAGCAAAGTCAGCCTCTTCTGCATCAGGCATGTCTAGACAAGCTGGTTACTCAACAATGTTGAATAAAGTTTGGAAAAACCTATCGGCTAATCGTCTGTCAGGTGTCCAACCTCAGAACTTTACTCCAAATATACTTCAGTCCATGATTCCATCAACTAGTGGAAGGGATGCAAACTTCTTGACCCCACAGAAAGCAGATGATCGAAATAACAAAGGAAGCGCTGATCTTGAAGGGTCTACTACATGTTCTATTAATTCACAACAAATCTCTCATGGAAATCCAGTTAGGGAAAATTCTACACCACAAATACCTCCTGCGAGAATGGATGCTCCTCCTGAATTAGGTGTCGGACATTATGCACAAGATCCATCTGCAAAACATATTACAGGTGGTGATCCTGCAGTCTCTGTTCCGTCTCTGGTCCGCCTGCACCAGCTAGACCTTAGAAGGGGAAAGCATATGCCAAATTCAGCACAAGATTCACAGGTCCATGCACTTTCTCAGAAGGTTGCCTCTTCTAGTCATGATATTGGGATCCATGGACATGGTCCAAGAGCATCAGATGAtgttcaacaacaacaatattcaTTGCTGCAGCAGATGCAGGCAATGAAGGGTGTGGATTCTGATCAAGGTAAAAGCACTGAATCAAAGATTAAAGGAGCTGATTTTAGTTCTCTTAGCTCACAGATGCGCTGGAAGGCAGCTCAGTTGTTTAATTACGGACAGAACACCGTTTTCAGGGTTCCTACTGATGGTGAATTGGGATTGAATTCACATGGCCCATTGTCATCTGAGAAGAAAATGCTAAGCTTTTCACCACAAGAGAATCATGACAAAAGCCCAAGCTCCTCTTCTCAGATTGTTGGTAGAGAGGTATCTTCTCAGGATCTCTGTACTCCTGGAAGAAATGATGTTCATCCTCATTCTGTTCCTTTGAGTTCCCAATCAGCTTTTGTGGGAGGAAGTGAGCGCCCCTTTGTTAGCCCCCAAATGGCCCCTTTGTGGTTTGAGCAATatggaaattataaaaatggTCAGATCCTTGCTTTGTATGACAAGCAGAATGCTGTAAAATTTGGCAACCAGCAGCACTTCTTTGCAAAATCTTCTGCAAGCATGGATAACAATGCAGTGCTGGATCAGAGAAATGATATAGGCAGTGTAACAAGTCTTGGGCAAGGTACATCTTCCTCTGTAGTTGACTCTGATGAAGTGGTGCCACCTGTCTCTCTGGTTCATGATTCAGTTTTGAGGCCAAAGAAGCGTAAAATTTTAACATCAGATATTGCATGGCACAAGGAGGTCAGTCAGGGACCTCGAAGGCGGCGTAGTATTAG CATTGCTGAGCTGGAATGGGCTCAGGTTTCAAATAGACTGATTGAGAAG GTTGAAGATGAGTTTGAATTGTTTGAGGATGGTCCATCAATTCCTCAACCACGGAGGAGGATAATATTGACTACCCAGCTAATGCAGCTAATCTTTCCTTCCGTACCAACGACAATACTTACTGCAGAACCGAGTTCATGTTATGAAAATCTGACCTACTTTGTTGCTAGATCAGCACTTAGCGATGCATGTAATTCAACTTTTTCTTCAGGAAGCAGTTCTAGTGTGGACATCCACAGTGGAAATAT GAACTCTGAGAGTATCAAAACATCTGAAGAAAGCAGCAAGCATATCATCTTAAAATTTATGGAAGGTGTCATTGGAAGAACTAGGAAACTAGAAAGTGATTCATCAAG ATTGGACAAGCGCATGTCGCTACTAGATGTAAGAGTAGAATGCCAGGAGTTGGAAAGGTTCTCCATTATCAACCGGCTAGGCAAGTTCCATGGCCGGAGTCAAGCAGAGGGCGTCGAGAGCTCAACCTCTGAAGGTGCCCCTCGCAGAATATTCCTCCAGAGATACGTTACCGCTCTCCCCGTGACCGGGAATCTTCCTGAAGGGACACCTTGTTTCTCGCTCTAG
- the LOC120274576 gene encoding putative pentatricopeptide repeat-containing protein At3g25970, translating into MLSPCTITYSLLSSSLKSSISHNSLPLCKCIHAQIIKLGFLFHTNLVNPLLGFYSKFYSFEDTRKLFDEMPERNLISYSILISAHSRCKSPRLALKLMSELRREALEPNQFVFSGLVVASAKLDSVVVGKGIHAQVIVSGFESDVYVRTALIDMYSKFGDASSAVSVLRQCPVEDAVMINSMVTGYVSFGSYEEALRLFGEVRRGSEFKVTESSFGGLIKACSELGRDVGEQLHGLILKTGFDSDCFVGTSLVDMYGNFGDVDCMKMVFLSVVCIDIALYNAMIVGCLKNGFDEFAVEYFHELRSRGLVPNDGTFSSLLKACSVLKSLELGRTTHGLVEKSSFRKDLVVNTALIDMYMKCGKVEEACTVFDRMRDRNTVSYNAMIYGHGQNENFLEAVSLFSDMNRRRLDIDHVTFVVLLTSCLGHEWSVYAHAIKYGYGSDLMVTSALLDTLIKRGATDEALDLFGKMKINNVVSWTTIISGMSQLGLHLKALNLFRTMISSSITPNSFTFSAVLKACGSLPSLEQGRCIHACSIKLGVMDDEFTDSALLDMYSKCGILEDGRKLFEKLSNKDIVSWNTMITGYAQHGYGQEALKLYDRMEVYGISPNYVTFVSLLSACSRCGLVETGKQLFELMSTKHGISPSMEHYACMVDMFGRAGMLDRAKHFITDMPFPADALVWTVFLSSCKLHGDVELAQLAKNHVLRMQNEDNPTLVLMSGLYSEAGKWIDAEKVRNGIQTGIKGKEPGLSWIQISEEATCRKMDDKLIMIEQYESNL; encoded by the coding sequence ATGCTTTCTCCATGCACAATCACGTACTCTTTGCTTTCATCTTCTCTCAAATCCTCAATTTCTCACAACTCTCTTCCTCTCTGCAAATGCATTCATGCACAAATCATCAAGCTTGGCTTCTTGTTCCATACCAATCTTGTCAATCCCCTCCTTGGTTTCTACTCCAAATTCTATAGTTTCGAAGACACACGCAAACTGTTCGATGAAATGCCTGAAAGAAACTTAATTTCTTATTCCATATTGATTTCTGCTCATTCTCGGTGTAAAAGCCCGAGACTTGCTTTGAAACTTATGTCTGAGTTGCGCAGGGAAGCATTGGAGCCCAACCAGTTTGTGTTTTCGGGTTTGGTTGTAGCTTCTGCAAAGTTGGATTCAGTTGTTGTTGGGAAGGGAATTCATGCTCAAGTAATTGTATCAGGTTTTGAATCGGATGTGTATGTGAGGACAGCTCTAATTGATATGTATTCGAAATTTGGTGATGCGAGCTCGGCTGTGTCAGTTTTACGCCAGTGTCCTGTTGAGGATGCTGTCATGATAAATTCAATGGTGACAGGGTATGTGAGTTTTGGGTCTTATGAGGAAGCTTTAAGGCTTTTTGGAGAAGTTAGGAGGGGTTCTGAATTTAAGGTGACAGAGTCTAGTTTTGGAGGCTTGATTAAGGCGTGCTCGGAGTTGGGAAGAGATGTTGGAGAGCAACTTCATGGGCTTATATTGAAGACTGGCTTTGATTCTGATTGTTTTGTTGGGACTTCTCTTGTTGATATGTATGGAAATTTTGGGGATGTGGATTGCATGAAGATGGTTTTTTTGAGTGttgtttgcattgatattgcTTTGTACAATGCAATGATTGTTGGTTGTTTGAAGAATGGCTTTGATGAATTTGCAGTGGAGTATTTTCATGAACTGAGATCAAGAGGCTTAGTCCCAAATGACGGTACTTTCTCTAGTTTGCTGAAGGCTTGTAGTGTTCTGAAGTCTCTTGAGTTGGGAAGGACaactcatgggcttgtggaGAAGTCCAGTTTCCGCAAAGATTTAGTGGTCAACACTGCTTTGATTGATATGTACATGAAATGTGGTAAGGTTGAAGAGGCATGTACTGTTTTTGATCGAATGAGGGACAGGAACACGGTCTCCTACAATGCCATGATTTATGGGCACGGacagaatgaaaattttcttgagGCAGTGAGCTTGTTTTCTGACATGAACCGTAGGCGATTGGATATTGATCATGTTACCTTTGTTGTCTTGTTAACTTCGTGTTTGGGACACGAATGGAGTGTTTATGCCCATGCAATCAAATATGGTTATGGATCAGACTTGATGGTGACAAGCGCTCTTTTGGATACTCTAATCAAAAGGGGTGCAACTGATGAGGCTTTAGATCTTTTTGGtaagatgaaaataaataatgttgtCTCATGGACTACGATTATATCAGGGATGTCACAATTGGGACTTCATTTGAAAGCGCTAAACCTCTTTAGAACAATGATTTCCTCCTCGATAACTCCCAACAGTTTCACATTCTCTGCTGTCTTAAAGGCTTGTGGTAGTTTGCCTAGTCTAGAGCAAGgaagatgcattcatgcttgcAGCATCAAGCTCGGTGTCATGGATGATGAATTCACCGACAGTGCTCTACTAGACATGTACTCAAAATGTGGAATTTTGGAAGATGGAAGAAAATTGTTTGAAAAACTCAGTAATAAGGATATAGTTTCTTGGAATACAATGATCACCGGATATGCCCAACATGGATATGGCCAGGAAGCTCTCAAGCTCTACGATAGAATGGAAGTGTATGGCATTAGTCCAAATTATGTGACATTTGTTTCCCTTTTATCTGCATGCAGCCGATGCGGGCTTGTAGAAACTGGGAAGCAGCTCTTTGAGCTGATGTCTACTAAGCATGGAATATCACCATCCATGGAGCACTATGCTTGCATGGTTGATATGTTTGGCAGAGCAGGTATGTTGGATAGAGCTAAACATTTCATCACAGATATGCCATTTCCGGCCGATGCATTAGTATGGACGGTATTTTTGTCCTCTTGCAAGCTTCATGGTGATGTAGAATTAGCTCAACTTGCTAAAAACCATGTTCTAAGAATGCAAAATGAAGATAATCCGACACTCGTGCTCATGTCCGGTTTGTACTCTGAAGCCGGGAAATGGATTGATGCAGAAAAAGTAAGGAATGGAATTCAAACAGGAATAAAAGGAAAAGAGCCTGGATTGAGTTGGATTCAAATTTCAGAAGAGGCTACTTGTAGGAAAATGGATGATAAATTGATAATGATCGAGCAGTATGAATCCAACTTGTAG
- the LOC120274790 gene encoding LOW QUALITY PROTEIN: flavonoid 3'-monooxygenase CYP75B3-like (The sequence of the model RefSeq protein was modified relative to this genomic sequence to represent the inferred CDS: deleted 1 base in 1 codon) produces MASSLLLIFTTSLISFLFFIIFFSFANNNKKKKNNNNNANKAHQPPLPPCPIGWPILGNLPQLGSKPHQTLHNLSKTYGPLFRLRFGSVTVLVASSASIASQFLRTLDANFSNRPPNSGAEHIAYNYQDIVFAPYGSRWRMLRRLCSLHLFSAKALDEFRHVREGEVKLLASELVRAQGKEVSLGNLVNVCATNALSRAVVGRRVFEQGGVGEFKEMVVELMKLAGVFNIGDFVPWLRPLDVQGVVKRMKRLHKWYDEFLNKIMEEHRMEGGRKGTRDLLSVLLGLKEDVNGDEDAKLTDTNIKALLLNLFTAGTDTSASTVEWAMAELIRHPDILAAVQAEIDAVTGRSRLVSEPDLAKLPLLQAIIKETFRLHPSTPLSLPRTAAEPCEVGGFHVPGGATLLVNVWAIARDPEVWSDPLEFKPSRFLPGGSHADVDLKGAHFELIPFGAGRRICAGLSLGLRMVTLMVASLVHGFDWALADGLTPKTLNMDEDFGLTLQRAVPLSAHPIPRLTSEAYMV; encoded by the exons ATGGCTTCTTCTCTGCTTCTCATCTTCACCACTAGTCTtatctcttttctcttcttcatcatcttcttctcctttgcgaacaataacaagaagaagaagaacaacaacaacaacgccAACAAAGCTCATCAACCTCCATTGCCGCCATGTCCAATAGGCTGGCCAATCCTCGGCAACCTGCCTCAGCTGGGTTCCAAGCCACACCAAACCCTACacaacctctccaaaacctatgGCCCTCTCTTCCGTCTCCGCTTTGGCTCTGTCACCGTCCTCGTTGCATCCTCAGCAAGCATCGCTTCCCAGTTCCTCCGCACTCTAGACGCCAACTTCTCTAACAGACCACCAAACTCCGGCGCCGAGCACATCGCTTACAACTACCAAGACATCGTG TTCGCCCCCTATGGCTCCAGGTGGCGCATGCTCCGCCGCTTGTGTTCCCTCCACCTCTTCTCAGCCAAAGCTCTTGATGAATTCCGGCATGTTAGAGAGGGTGAGGTGAAGCTGCTGGCCAGTGAGCTTGTTAGAGCTCAAGGAAAGGAGGTAAGCCTAGGGAATTTGGTGAACGTTTGTGCGACTAACGCTCTGTCAAGGGCCGTAGTTGGAAGGAGGGTGTTTGAGCAGGGTGGTGTTGGTGAGTTTAAGGAGATGGTGGTGGAGCTCATGAAGCTCGCCGGAGTGTTCAACATCGGTGATTTTGTGCCGTGGCTGAGACCGTTGGACGTGCAAGGGGTGGTGAAGAGGATGAAGAGGCTCCATAAATGGTATGATGAGTTCTTGAACAAAATCATGGAGGAGCATAGGATGGAGGGTGGACGTAAAGGTACTCGTGATCTTCTTAGTGTGTTGTTAGGGTTGAAGGAGGACGTTAATGGTGACGAGGACGCTAAGCTCACTGATACTAACATCAAGGCCTTGCTCCTC AACTTATTCACGGCCGGAACTGACACGTCAGCAAGCACAGTTGAGTGGGCCATGGCGGAGCTCATACGTCACCCGGACATACTCGCCGCCGTACAAGCCGAGATAGACGCCGTCACCGGCCGGTCACGGCTCGTCTCTGAGCCAGACCTAGCCAAGCTTCCACTCTTGCAAGCCATCATCAAAGAGACGTTCCGGCTCCACCCATCCACTCCACTATCTCTCCCTCGCACCGCAGCCGAGCCATGCGAAGTCGGCGGCTTCCACGTCCCCGGCGGCGCCACCCTCTTGGTCAACGTGTGGGCCATAGCACGAGATCCAGAGGTTTGGTCTGATCCACTAGAATTCAAACCTAGCCGGTTTCTCCCCGGTGGAAGCCACGCTGACGTGGACTTGAAGGGGGCTCACTTCGAGCTGATTCCGTTCGGCGCCGGCCGCCGGATTTGCGCCGGTTTGAGTCTGGGGTTGAGGATGGTGACGTTAATGGTGGCGAGCTTAGTGCATGGGTTTGATTGGGCCTTGGCTGATGGGCTTACTCCTAAGACCTTGAACATGGACGAGGACTTTGGGCTTACTTTGCAAAGGGCTGTTCCTTTGAGCGCCCATCCCATTCCAAGATTGACCAGTGAAGCATATatggtttaa